A stretch of Thermococcus sp. DNA encodes these proteins:
- a CDS encoding diadenylate cyclase produces MGDVPEVLLEGAVEIALKLGAKAIVVLKEIPEEKIPDVNLPVVVVGSTFEVEEKKVKKISIPQNLDLNNILNLISAFLLEHEMVKEGESFVYVTDNSIGIKTVKKGISAMKSFFSQSQNVLQRLLEIAIELSIEGREGNPVGTIFVIGDTRRVLRHSRQLIPNPFKGHKINVLDKDSKEIIKEFAQLDGAFVVREDGRIVAAGRYLEIEPKVVDLMLPPGLGSRHIAAAGITRLTKAMAISLSESGTIRIFKNGLMLLEYNPRLTY; encoded by the coding sequence ATGGGCGATGTCCCGGAGGTTCTTCTTGAGGGGGCCGTTGAGATAGCCCTCAAGCTCGGTGCCAAGGCCATAGTCGTGCTCAAGGAGATACCCGAGGAGAAGATACCGGATGTTAACCTGCCGGTTGTGGTTGTTGGCTCAACCTTTGAGGTAGAGGAAAAAAAGGTGAAAAAAATATCAATTCCTCAGAACCTTGATCTCAACAACATTCTGAACCTTATTTCGGCATTCTTACTTGAGCACGAGATGGTTAAGGAAGGGGAGTCCTTCGTCTATGTAACGGATAACTCGATTGGGATAAAGACCGTTAAAAAGGGCATCTCGGCGATGAAGAGCTTCTTCTCCCAGAGTCAGAACGTCCTCCAGAGGTTGCTTGAGATAGCCATAGAACTGAGCATTGAAGGGAGGGAAGGCAATCCGGTGGGGACCATATTTGTAATTGGGGACACGAGAAGGGTTCTCCGGCACTCCCGCCAGCTGATACCGAACCCCTTTAAGGGGCATAAGATAAACGTCCTCGACAAGGACAGCAAGGAGATTATAAAGGAGTTCGCCCAGCTCGATGGGGCCTTCGTCGTGAGAGAGGATGGAAGAATAGTCGCCGCGGGGAGGTATCTCGAGATTGAACCCAAGGTCGTTGACCTGATGCTCCCCCCCGGACTGGGGAGCAGGCACATAGCTGCAGCTGGGATAACGAGACTCACGAAGGCGATGGCCATAAGCCTCTCGGAGAGCGGGACGATAAGGATATTCAAGAACGGGCTCATGTTGCTTGAGTACAACCCAAGGCTGACTTACTGA
- a CDS encoding DUF402 domain-containing protein, with the protein MRIHLIYRRLPNRVIERDDEIIADLGDIIVARSTFSGMLAPLRVNGVKVIDNGYGMLYFAFIGKNYDILKVYDEEGNFKGLYIDVLAYTKRKGNTLEMLDLFLDIFVFPNGGAFLLDEDELEIALNHGIVNKETFDFAYSVAGEILEKLKRGEFPPAIVWDYDWRD; encoded by the coding sequence ATGAGGATTCACCTGATTTACCGCAGGTTGCCCAACCGGGTCATAGAGAGGGACGACGAGATCATTGCTGACCTTGGAGACATCATCGTCGCCAGGTCAACCTTCTCCGGTATGCTCGCCCCCCTCAGGGTGAACGGCGTGAAAGTGATAGACAACGGCTACGGCATGCTCTACTTCGCATTCATCGGGAAGAACTACGACATCCTGAAGGTTTATGACGAAGAGGGAAACTTCAAGGGCCTCTACATCGATGTTCTGGCCTACACCAAACGCAAGGGGAACACTCTTGAGATGCTCGACCTCTTCTTGGATATCTTCGTATTTCCAAACGGTGGGGCCTTCCTCCTCGATGAAGATGAACTTGAGATCGCCCTGAACCATGGAATTGTTAACAAAGAAACCTTCGACTTCGCCTACTCCGTTGCCGGGGAGATACTCGAAAAGCTTAAACGCGGTGAGTTCCCGCCGGCTATCGTGTGGGACTACGACTGGAGGGATTGA
- a CDS encoding DUF167 domain-containing protein, translating to MAKFLKETKEGTLLLIHVQPKAKKNAIEGVDEWRGRLKVKIKAPPVEGKANKEVVKFFSKLLNAEVDIVKGETSREKDLLVKGLSAEDVRRKLNL from the coding sequence ATGGCAAAGTTCCTCAAGGAGACGAAGGAAGGGACGCTCCTCCTCATCCACGTCCAGCCGAAGGCGAAGAAGAACGCTATTGAGGGTGTAGACGAGTGGAGGGGAAGATTGAAAGTCAAAATCAAAGCTCCACCTGTGGAGGGAAAGGCTAACAAAGAGGTTGTTAAGTTCTTCTCGAAGTTGCTAAATGCAGAGGTTGATATAGTGAAGGGCGAAACGAGCAGGGAGAAGGATTTGCTGGTTAAAGGGCTGAGTGCGGAAGATGTGAGGAGGAAGCTCAACCTCTAA
- a CDS encoding AbrB/MazE/SpoVT family DNA-binding domain-containing protein, translated as MSVTKVTRNYQITIPAEIRKALGIKEGEILEVSLEGDKIVIQRLRKQRKRLKLGRNITPEEIEKSIEEGMEECMGS; from the coding sequence ATGAGCGTCACCAAAGTAACACGGAACTATCAGATAACCATTCCAGCGGAGATTAGAAAGGCCCTTGGGATAAAAGAAGGAGAAATCCTTGAGGTTAGCCTCGAAGGAGACAAGATAGTGATTCAAAGGCTCAGAAAACAGAGAAAACGCCTTAAACTCGGCAGGAACATCACTCCGGAGGAGATAGAGAAGTCCATCGAGGAGGGTATGGAAGAATGCATGGGGTCATAG
- a CDS encoding PIN domain-containing protein, whose product MHGVIDTNVLIYDTFEDTEFHSEAENILESLDRWYVPAIVMQEYVWFFKNNGFSAKDALESLNGYMDDPRFKGLSESPKIIENALNLLVGEKISLSRFNDVVVLLHALEKGTLATFDRKLRSLAKRKGIKVLPEKF is encoded by the coding sequence ATGCATGGGGTCATAGACACGAACGTTCTCATCTACGATACCTTTGAAGACACCGAGTTCCACAGTGAGGCCGAGAATATCCTCGAGTCTCTGGATAGGTGGTACGTTCCGGCAATAGTTATGCAGGAGTACGTGTGGTTCTTCAAAAACAACGGTTTTTCGGCCAAAGATGCGCTGGAGTCTCTCAATGGATACATGGATGATCCTAGGTTTAAGGGGCTGAGTGAAAGTCCAAAAATCATCGAGAATGCCCTAAACCTTCTGGTTGGAGAGAAAATCTCACTATCCCGGTTCAACGATGTGGTGGTTCTACTTCATGCTCTGGAGAAGGGAACACTCGCCACATTCGATAGAAAGCTCAGAAGCCTGGCAAAAAGAAAGGGAATAAAGGTTCTTCCGGAAAAGTTTTAA